From the Lathyrus oleraceus cultivar Zhongwan6 chromosome 3, CAAS_Psat_ZW6_1.0, whole genome shotgun sequence genome, the window TACTTGTTTGTATTCTGAAATCCCTTATAGTTGTAGTTTCTTATCTCTAAGTGAACTAATCAAGTGAATATCTCTATCTTACTCTTTTCAAATGCTTTTATTATGAAATCCACTTGTTGTTGGATTTCTCACAACAACAAGCTATTATCTTTTTCTAAGTTTACCACTCAAAGAATTAGGTTTATAAGCAAGTTAACACATAATAAAACAAGGCACTAAATAACATATCACTTAACATAAAAACATCAtaactgtaacacctcaaaatttgccctcctctcttgggactagcttgagcattgcatatcattttgtaggtcattaggcattgcatgtttgcatatcatgtggctacattgagcaagtcatcctcctaagtcttgatcagaagataaagaggttgagatgcaagctagggtttcattgaattgatcactaatcatctaAGGATGTGTGGTCCAgattagggtttttgattctcaaggagattgagcttcatcttggttagaatgatacatcatcatcatcatggttttgccatcaccaagagattgatcagataccttgagattagggttttgaccactggtcaaccctaatcatctgcaattgggccaatcagggcttgtgaagAAGATGGGGTTTTTAGTGGATATGGGGATgatcatatggttatattgagcttatggaagctagggtttcatcattgagccatttcatcaggagtttgaagctcaatttgatcagtcaagctgaaattcatctatcagtcagaaaagtcaattgtggtcaactgtgcctgaattgatggatttggaggtgggagagggtgagagacacttcattcatgtctaaacaagtttcatttgacatttcaaacatcaagaatgaagaaaataaagtcagatgaaaactttccaaaaatagaaagtgacttgtaattgaaaattgccaaaaatggaaagtttttctcctcaaaattacatgtccaaaaatgcttcaaatgaaaatttgttcaacatgaaagttgtaaatcttgctctcacctttccaaaaagtccaagaacatgaatttctcatttgtggttggcaagttatggattgatcattgtccaaaaaagttgaatttcaaagtggcataacttttgattcatgaggccaaattgagtgaagtttctttgagcaaaattcatttgacatgagctatcataatccatcattacgtttcatgaaaaatcatcatataaaaagtccatttttcaagtggaccaattttaaaaagtggagggaaaaaggtgtttttgagaaatattcattattttcactCCATTCCTTTTGCACTAGCTCACATATGCTATTTGTaacttgctcaaaccagaaaATTCTACTGTTGCATTGGTTTTGCATGAGGGAGGATGCATTGGTTAATTGGTCATTTAGCATGaaacttgcattttcactaatccattccATTAGCACTAATCATGTTTactaacatcattaacataacatatataaactaaattgtaactgttttctgattagcaataacagaattcagatctagatctgaaaatcaccaaaattctctcaacttttcatcttcacttttttgcaattttcttcacaaacctaGCATTGTTCTTCATCAATCCTTCATTCTTGAGCATTGAGGAAGCTAATTGGAGCAAGAACCAGTGGAATTGAAGCTGATTTTGGAACTGTTCAAGTGAGGTGCATCCATGGCAATTTGAGATTTCATCAAGTTCGTGTACAATCAACATCCAATCTTTGTTCCATTCACTtccacaagcatcatagaagttctgttttcacaTTTCGAAGCCTAATACACGCGAATTCATCACTGTGCTCAAATCAAGGTGATTTTTCGAATCCaataattcttgaaattgattgatgatttggaTAGATCTTTCTTAGTAGAAAATTCTACAATTCGTTTCACTAAATTTGGTtaagaaatgagagagttatgttgatttgaactttcatgcatgattatgtttggcttcgattctcttaatttaggaagaattaggacAAAATAATTTGAGATTCATGATGTGCTTGGaaagacctttccattgatatatgGTTTTTCCAATTTGGTTGAGATTTGTTCTTGAGCCTATGAGTGTatgaagaacatgaagaacacttTAAAATTTTCCAGAAACTTGAGCTAGATCCAAAATTCGCTTACTGTACCTGCTCTAACGTGTTTGCGCGCTCATTTTTAAACCGTGACCAGCTTCGATTCCGTGTGGAGACATTTCCACTTTTGGCTTTTGATATTTATTTCAACCATGTACACATGATTCCACATGCTTgttcatcattttttattttttctcaacattagaaaatccatatctcattcaatttttgtccaaataatgtgagaTTTTCTATGGAATGATCCCTGTAgtctctactattttttggttatttttaataaaattgtgAACGTGTAATttttggaatggcctagggtttgtatgaacatgtgtttgcttgcaccttgcttggtattttgatcatgaaatgatgatgcttaattagaaattcttgaaattttgcatgcttattctagagaccttaatggacattttggtatatagtttgtaatttttgagttcctgtattgagagatatgacatgatcattagaggtgtgacaatttgtgtcacaccatgttTTGCTGGACTTCATGAATTTTTTTACCATGCCATATGGACTTGAAATGACCTGAAACTAtgcatgttgatacttctggatgttaggttcacatgtgaatttttctggaatctttggatgtgtttccaatttgattgaaaatttcctttctgtttgaccaaatgtggagtttttgtgagtcatgattttagatgttttgtgaaattctggatatgtattggatggacctgaaattttgtggagtgtTTGTAGACACATTAAggtttgccatggttttggtttggtgcatttatgatgttcctacactgttttatgcttgcttgaagttgatacatgaaaTTGTGCTTTGTTTGGACTTGCATGAGCATGCtttaacttgatgaatttaattgacttgcttcccattgtccaattgatctgaaatttggtgtgattgacatGTAATGAATTCTGTTTATCTGTGAATTTtttggagatttattgaattgttttggattgagtttggattgatgcattctgtttggtccaatgagcttctAAGTGACATGCTTTGCactatttctttcatgaaatgataatggttgatgatatgagcatgagaccaattggacatgattctaaattgattgaacttgatttttgataattttcatgttctgttttgaatttttgatcctgttggaccctaggctttgtcctaggggtttgcttctcatgattgagttgtgttttcaggacaaaaggcaaatggaatgGAGGAATTAATGCACTTGGCTTAAGTTGCTCATTTgaatgatgttgattaacattaattttgttttgtagggggtttctaattcatttgtgttgagcattggcttatgctttgcttgatgcattgcttgtgtatagtTAACTGTGTGACTTTTAACTTGTCTGTTTAactgtttgagctgagtactgattatgctagattgatttcaggtacattagttgctatagttccttgtgaactcgcttgtgctgctgcttggttgtgtaaaccaattaaggtagaatcactaactccatgtagtctggaagacctggcctgttacttggccaggcacctgtctgaagtcctccttaagaggcgatgtttgtgcttgtttatttttgtccccaagcaggaaaagacctttgttaaggcaattggcagacacaagaggtgtgtaatccacctcctgctaatctgttgagtcgtcccttggctcacattacgtgttgatgccttgtggatcctaacccaatatccatgtacagttgtacagttgagtcagtgtcataagtgtagaagggttcccactttctggacccacacttcattgtctgaagctctccctagccagggataagagctgtgaggcacacccctcactcccatttcatctggcttcaccctgactctcaatgtcagggttaagagctaacatcaccctgatacagttgacttgctttggcagtctaacccttgtttgagccacctctgtttggatatagtgtgtgctatttgtgattgtttgctttgattgatttgcctgtttaggattagcttgttgcctgtgcaagttaggatagaaaccataacttagggatgatatgcatgataacatctaggctcgagtccagctccctagtagtgtgtctccctttgtatctggttagaatttctttcccgttcaggggaactacgtcgccctgatcctcataccagatgaggtacgtaggcaggagaccgtgcgaggtctctctgggcaccctttttcttttttgtgtgcgtttgctcagcagttgctaggcttgagtgcctgactccttagtaacttgttgttgTCTGTTCCCTCTTGTGTGTCtggatatggatgtaagaccagcgattggctgtccgtatcctgattgtgtttgtttggttcgaaagccgatgtaagtccagcgattggcgttcgggttccaagtttgcctgtgtttgtgtgtgtcctgtttggcgtgcgtgagccgaactacggcagctctgattctcgttccagacgagatacgtaggcataggatgcgatatcctagcgagccctctccccttttcctccacctgtgttgtttcagtgtgtgtgtgatgtttattttagcaaccttaacctatcttttgagcgtggatcccgtcgagtacgacggatgcgtaggggtgctaatatcttcccttcgcataaccgactcccgatcccattctctttggtcgcgagactatgctttttccaggtttacttcgagcgtttcctttccctcttttgggataaataacgcacggtggcggctctgtgttgttttgttttagcccgccggttgtttttcgcggatgcgacaataaCATTAATTTCCCATATGCTCAACATACAAAAGGTTTAGCTCATGATGAGCTGAGTACAAACTACATACATAATTCTCAAAAGATACATTCTTAAATAAATACTGAAGAAGAAATGCAAATCTAAGAGTAACTTGAAGACTTCTTGAGATGAATAATTAGTAAGAGATGACTCCAGTCGCGCCAGGGCTCAACAGTTGGTACATGTAATGGTGAGAAGAAGAAACTCTATCTTTTCTCTCCACTTAACCTAACATTATTATATTATATAATATGATTGTGAATaattttaaactcttttctcaaTCTTCATCAAGGTCTATTTATAAGTCTTCACTAGGGTTTCTTGAGATGTCTTGGATCATGGGCCAAAAATAAGGAAATCAAATTAAGCCAATTACATGAATCAGCGCCTTCACATCATTCTCTCTACTTAGCAAGCAAGGAATAAGGTACAAGGGAAAATTGTGGGAGACAAGGCATCTTGTGACAGACTACCACCGCATGATGCAGACGACGTTGTTCTTTCTTGTAGAGTGCGCAAAGTAGTGGTTATACTATTGTATCATCTTTGTCTTCTAGCGCCCTTTGATCATATCCACTTGATTCAAATGAATTTTCTTCAATACAAAGCATAGATTTCCTCCAATACATGAGTCCTTCTACGTTTTCCCTAGAAACTCAATTGATTACTCCATTTTCCCTCTTTGGTTGAGTTCACCTTTTTGCCTCATCTTGCGCTCCAATTTGCTGACCACTGCAGTTTTGCCTTAGCTCGGCATAATTAATCTTAAATCAAGCAACAAACACGTCAAACCAACAAAAGGGAGCACATATTGTGCTCCAGCCTTAATTACTATAAAACAATCAAAATGAACTAAAAATAACAACTTAAGATGCAATAACTCACAAAATAGTGGGTTATCAATGCCTTTGAGCTTATTGCTGAGATGACCCTCCGTGCGAAGGAGGATCGAAAAACTCTTCGTATGGAGGTCGAAGTTCATGTCAAGGCCCTGAAGACTCTTAAAGACGAGGTGGTTATCCTGAAGATGACGCTTCATGATTCCCTCCAACGGACTACGAAAGATGTGTCTGGGGTCCGCGATCAGGTTGTGGAACAGGAAAAGAGGTTATGCCCCGCTGCTCTGACTCATGTTGAAGAGTTAAACCTTTTGTAGACTTCTCCAGAGGGGACTCAAGATGGTGGTCACAATACTTAAACCTCAGATGCCTCAGCTTGATCACTTCTTTTTCTTTGTATTATCTTATATGTGTTTGTAATATTTTCCAGGCCATTGTGCCTTGGATGTAATAATTgatattaatttaaatattttacCTTTGTGATTTATGTATTATTTAGCTTTGAATTTTGTACTTCTCTCCATTTTATTGTTGTTGTCCTACTGCAACTTTGGTTGTTTGTGAGTTTTGTAACACCATGGTTCACTTGATATCCCTGCAATGAAAGGTTTATGGGCCATCGGGCCTTGTCGGTGTTCACTGATGAGTTGTAAGTTTGCACCTTGACATATATATGCAAAGAGTTGCTTGCTCTAGGTGTGGGAACCCTGATTGCTTGTCTTTAGGAGGGAAAGAGACGTCTCGTTGCGACGAGGAACTTAATGTGCTCTTCGCACTTTCCTAATTTAGCACATTGAAGGTCATTAGCTACCATTTTAATGCAAAAAAATTCATCAATTAATTATCAATACAAATGATTTTGTAATTTCAACTTGTATTTTACATAAAATCtgaacaaaaaaataataaaagtgaTAATGACACAATTTGTATCATTATAGAAAAAGTTctataatttattttttaaaaaataaattatcaTACAAAATAGTAATATAGTAATCAGTActgttaagaaatgtggttgaacctaactcaaccctacaaaatcggttggtagagtgaggacatcctccacttataaacacatgttcaggccatatattgtccgatgtgagACTCTTAACACACACCCTCACGCCCAGGACTGGACATCTAGAACGTGGAATTAAATTGTTGATGGTCCGATAACGGAAAACATAATAAGTGGCCCACCGAATCTTAAACGAAGCTCTGCTAccatgttaagaaatgtggttaAGCCTAACTAAACCCTACAAAATCGATTGGTAGAGTGAAGACTgccccacttataaacacatgttcagaccatatattgtccgatgtgggactcttaacaaGTACAATGTATTCTATTTTGATGTCCAGTTTTATATTCAAATAACATCATTGTTTTATGTTTAATAGAGACTATATTCAAAATTCAAAGATCATAATTCTATAGAAACTAAAGACATTTAACTTTTTAATTTATAATTCCATTTTATATAAAGTTTTCAAAGATGATATTGGCACAAAAGACATACcactatttttctttttttactaaAATAATGCTACAATAAAGTAAGCACCGAGTTTTTTCTTTGGCTAATAAATTAATTCACCATATAAACCTTTGAATCCCAGGCTCATGATCCCAATGAAATGGCCGAAACAAAAACATTAACATTGTAAAGATATTGACCCCAATATATATCATCCCTGTAAGAAGCCAGTGTGGATCATCCCTTATGTTACAGTGAAGCACCAAGAAATAGAATGGTATGGTGTAATATCTGAACTCTATGAGTGGAGCTGGTACAAGAACAGCAGATGTAGCCAAGAAGAATGCTAATATCCATAATTTACTTCTAACTTTACCTGTTTGAGAAAAGCCGATTGTTATAATCCCGCAAGCAATTGAACGAAACAAAATACTTAGTTTGGAAATGAACTAACCCAACATATGGATGATTGAAAGCCATGAATACATGTAAACTGGGACCAGAAGATATCTAATTGACCAGTGAGCCATGATTATTTTCCTCCAGAGATAGAAAGGGTAATGTCGGTTATCAGCAAGAAGGTATGGATGTGCTACACTGTAAAAACCAATTGAAAGGCACTCAGCAAAATAATTGACATTAATACGTCTTAGAATGCATCATAAGTATTAATTTTCTTGTATTAGAGATTTAGATTAAGTTGAGCTTCGTGAGTAAGTGTTGTGAGAATAATGTAACATGCATGCAATAATAGAATATTAGAATAAAATTCTTTTGGAAATATGACTGAACTCATCAGAATATGCACTTCATTATTGAAACATGAAAATAGAGATTCTGCTTGATACTTAGTTGGTGATATGAGTCAGATGTAACCTGAAAATGTGTACAGACAAAATGCCAGCAATAAGGGCCAGGAACATCTGAATGTAACTAAGGGGCCTACTTCTCCAAAATGACTGAAACATGTCCACAGCATGGGTGAAAGTGAAATGCATGGGAGCCTGAGCCAAAACAGAAACTAAACCAAAATATAGTATCTGAGCAAAATGTGGGGAAACAGCATGTGCTTCTTTTGCACCTGTGTTGTCAGTAAGATATGTTAGAAAGAGGGTCTTATGGGCCAAAATTATCACAAGGGATAACAAGAAAAAGAATGTTACCCAGAACAATACTTCCATTCCAATACACAAATAAAAGAAAGGCTATCAACACCATAAGATAGGGGCTAAATGAAATTAAAAGCTCCAACTTCATTTGCCATATTGTTAGAAGGACTACCCAAATTTCATCAAACAAATCTgcaaaataatatttttatgtGTATGAGCATAAAAGAGATCTTGTTTTCTTATGTATGAgcataaaaaaaattattttcttatGTATATGAGCATAAAAGAGACCTTGCGGTTTTCAAGcaaacctgaagagaaggaagGAGAAGATGCACTTATCCTAGGCAAAGAGTACTCGGAAGTATTTACAGTTTTAACAGACTTTCTCCTTTTAAGATTTAAACCCTTTGCACTTGTACCAGTAACATATGTGAAATCATGCTCAACTGATACATCTGAGTTGGCTGTTCTTGCATTGCCCTTTCCAGGCATCTGAGAAATATCTATTATACCAATGCATGCAACAAAAAGCACCCATATAATATTTGTTTGTCGAACAACAACTGCAAAGGCTCCAACCTACATAAACAATATTGGATGTGTTATTGCTACTCTATAAAAtagaattatatatatatatatatatatatatatatatatatatatatatatatatatatatatatatatatatatatataaagtttTTTTAACGTGTTCCAAATCATAGTCTTTGAATTTAATCTAATCTAATGGTTAATTAAATAAAAAAGCTAATTTAACCATTAGATTAGATTCAATTCAAAGGCTATGATTTGGAGTAAGTTAAAAAAATTTATTCTTAAAGTAAGTTGATCCcccaaaaaaaaaaatatatatatatatatatatatatatatatatatatatatatatatatatatgctgCAGTGCTAAAGGTGAAATAGTCTACACTTAGTAAGTGTCTAGACCTGCTTATCAACATACATAAAAAGGGAAAGAAGAAAAATTGACTTAAAAGTTTATAGTCTAGACTAGAAGCAAACATACAGCAGAAAAAAGATAGAAAAGATCCATTTCAACTAAGAATAGCAATGAAAATAAAACTAATTCAGATAATATAAAAATTAGTTTTTAAAGAGTTTTTTCTGGATTCAGATGAACACGAGCAATTAACAAAGTATATCTTGAATATACTGGGTTTTTCAATATAGATAAGAATAAAATTTTCCCCTAGTTATATGTACAAATGCATCTTAATAAGAAACAAACAAGGTCTGTGGCTCCGTGCAGTAAGTATGTTCAGTAACAAATATCAAGTTATAATTATTAGGCATCTGTATCTGTAATCACATGATATTAATATAAATGAACTTTAAAAAAACAATATATACACCAACACCAACACCAGCACCAAGTTAAATCTAGATATTACTTTATATACATGTTTGCAACATAAAAGTCTAAATATACCTTACCAATGCACTTAACCAGTAATTCTTTTTCAAACTTGCAAGATACATAGCCAGCACAGCAGTAACGGATGCAACATCCGTGTAATAAAGAAAAGTGAAGAACCAGTGAAGGGGGTACAAGGATAGGACAGCTGCATGAAGCATTGCCTTTCTGTCACCGAGAGTTGGTGTCAAGTGAATAATGATGTCATATAGAATTATGCTGCATGTGATTGCTAAGACACCATTGATTGATCGAAGAAAGGAAGCAGAGCACACATCCAAAAATGATGAAGCAGCTTCTACACAGTATAAGCCTGGAAACAAAGAAGCAATATAGGCAAGTGAAAGATAGTACCTGCAAAAGTTTTTATATTGGAAAGATCAACAGTGGTAATTGATACTACAATATTAGGTTTATGCTACATTACAATGATAATTTGAACAATCTAGGTAAAATTGTTTAAGTTAACTCAAATTCCCGATCTTCAAATTTAAGCAGTAGTTCAAATATTATCTTCTAGCAGAGCCAGAAAGTCATAGAGTTTCGCAAACATTCAGAACTTTTAATTATTCAATATGGCCCAGGTTATTTCCCAGATGTGTATTATGTATTACTACTTCAACTTAACTGTATATTCATTAAGTAACCTTATAGATGTTTCCATTTGTATGATTATTCATTTATTAATCATTCTACAGTTGGATCAAACAAAAAACCATCCAGTTATAAATTGCTACATTAAGAGTTTTCTTTCATCACAAGAGTGCTTAATATATTCCTACAACTGCTTCCTTTCCAAGTGCTTACATGAGATATATTCAGTACACCATCACAAAAAGTCAAACTAATATATAGTTTAATGAACTGAAAATTCTGCACGAGCCACAAATTGGTATGGTATCCACTATCTAGTTAGCTGTTTCTGAATGATTTCATATTTTCTGTTCTTCATCCTATGATGTGTTCTTTCTATTCCCTTTTTCATTTCATCATAATAAGCagattttttatttttgaattaaGTCTACGAGAATCGAACCTAAGCCTTTCAATTTCAAGCAAGGTGCTTTGTTCATTACCAGCTGAGCTAACATCTAAAGGCAGTTTACTATAGAAAATCTCTGTTAATTACCGAAAAAGAAGTATAATATAAGCTATTGAGATCAAATGTTTCGTAAAGAGATAGCAGAACATACAGGCCAGGAGGGGTGGTAATCATAGGGTCCCAACTTCCAAAATTTCCCTTACAGTACTGCTGAGCCTGTGGTATATGAAATATCTCATCCTGCAAATCATGGATATCAGTTATAAAGTTACAACGAATGAATGGTAAAATTATTCAGAGTCACTTTAAATATCAACAACTGTCTATTCCCAAGTAAATAAACTTTTTCTTACCATATATGGCTCAGTAACTATGCGATTGACCATTATGGTGATAGGAACAACCCATGAGCTCACTATTGCTGCAAGAGCTAGTTTACCCATTTCCCCTCTCTATCTTCGACGATAACAGTACCAGGATAACTACAACTCTATGTGTCAAAAAGTGCACATCAAGGTCGCGTGCAAGTGCAACAGCTAAGCCTTAGCATGCTCAACCTGAACTGTCAAGCAAAAATCCTTCCATGAATAACCAACAAGGAAAACAAACTAATCTAAAACTTGTTACAGTAAAGAAGTTAGAGAAGCAAGCTGAATGTAAATTCACGAGGATTAGTCTTCCTAAAAACAGGTGGAAAATAAAGTCAAATAAACTCCTGAAAACCTATTACTATTTAAACCCGGGAAAACAACTGTGTTTATATTTAGACGGACAACTGAGTTCTCCACAAAAGAGCCAACTTGAAATATCACAAAACATGTTATATTATATGCTAACGACTAGTGTTGTCTACCGTGGATTTCAAAAAGTAGTGGTTTGTTCAAACTACGCTACATTACAATGCTATAGCTGCTATTTGACAACACTTTGTATTAAATCACACAACTATAGCGCAGTTATTTTCACTATTTGACAACACTGCAAATAACTAACTAACCAAGCATCATTGTTGAGGGAAACTAAAATGGCAACATATCcactcaacatcaacaacaataattcATCCATAATTCAGGTTTAATAATAATTAACcataatataattaattaataatttattaTGTCAATCcataattgattaattaaataattaatctaACAAATTAAGCATTAAGAAATAGCATAATAAACAAAATTCAGGCAGGTATAAAGAAATTGAAGAGGAATAACACTAGAAAATAACAGATCAAGAAAATTTGTACAGAAAATTATAACATTTCCAATCGACATTTGAAGGTAGTGTACTAGCTTTCATTCAACAATCATCGTACTAAACTTTAGGTATATTGAATTAAATCGAGCGATTATTCATCAATTTGCATATTACTTACTACAAAATTGAAATTTCAAAAACTGTGCTAGGAAGCATTATTGAGCTGGATCGCATCCTCGCGA encodes:
- the LOC127127640 gene encoding dol-P-Glc:Glc(2)Man(9)GlcNAc(2)-PP-Dol alpha-1,2-glucosyltransferase, whose amino-acid sequence is MGKLALAAIVSSWVVPITIMVNRIVTEPYMDEIFHIPQAQQYCKGNFGSWDPMITTPPGLYYLSLAYIASLFPGLYCVEAASSFLDVCSASFLRSINGVLAITCSIILYDIIIHLTPTLGDRKAMLHAAVLSLYPLHWFFTFLYYTDVASVTAVLAMYLASLKKNYWLSALVGAFAVVVRQTNIIWVLFVACIGIIDISQMPGKGNARTANSDVSVEHDFTYVTGTSAKGLNLKRRKSVKTVNTSEYSLPRISASSPSFSSDLFDEIWVVLLTIWQMKLELLISFSPYLMVLIAFLLFVYWNGSIVLGAKEAHAVSPHFAQILYFGLVSVLAQAPMHFTFTHAVDMFQSFWRSRPLSYIQMFLALIAGILSVHIFSVAHPYLLADNRHYPFYLWRKIIMAHWSIRYLLVPVYMYSWLSIIHMLGKVRSKLWILAFFLATSAVLVPAPLIEFRYYTIPFYFLVLHCNIRDDPHWLLTGMIYIGVNIFTMLMFLFRPFHWDHEPGIQRFIW